One genomic window of Roseobacter ponti includes the following:
- a CDS encoding helix-turn-helix domain-containing protein, which yields MTETSDAILSQLPARLKDARRTQGLSLDAVARLSGVSRSMVSQIERGESSPTIATLWNLTRALQVDFAGLLDGAAAAARIELLRAAEVPTIDNLGSGCRIRILSPPEEAGKHEVYEVSFEEGGALDSQPHSRGAREHLTVIDGTISVTSGEDTQRLLAGDTARYAVDVPHRIAATNGPARIFLVVQGG from the coding sequence ATGACGGAAACCTCAGATGCCATCCTTTCGCAGCTTCCCGCGCGGCTGAAAGACGCCCGGCGCACTCAGGGTCTGTCTCTTGATGCAGTGGCACGGCTCTCCGGTGTTTCGCGCTCCATGGTCAGCCAGATCGAGCGCGGCGAAAGCAGCCCGACAATCGCGACCCTGTGGAACCTGACCCGGGCGTTGCAGGTCGATTTTGCCGGCCTTCTTGATGGTGCCGCTGCGGCAGCCCGCATTGAACTGCTGCGCGCAGCAGAGGTTCCCACTATTGATAACCTTGGCTCTGGGTGCCGCATCAGAATCCTCTCTCCACCTGAAGAGGCAGGCAAACACGAAGTCTACGAGGTGAGCTTTGAAGAAGGCGGCGCCCTCGACAGTCAGCCCCACAGCCGCGGTGCGCGCGAGCATCTGACAGTGATCGACGGCACAATCAGCGTGACCAGCGGCGAAGACACGCAGCGTCTGCTTGCCGGTGACACCGCACGGTATGCCGTCGATGTCCCGCACAGGATTGCCGCGACGAATGGCCCGGCACGCATTTTTCTGGTCGTTCAGGGGGGCTGA
- the tdh gene encoding L-threonine 3-dehydrogenase — translation MTNEMKALSKLHPREGLWMIHAPVPEPGPDDVLIRIKKTGICGTDIHIWNWDDWAASTVPVPMITGHEFAGEIVEVGHNVTDLEIGQRCSGEGHLIGKTSRQSRAGKFHLDPATRGIGVNEQGAFAQYLRLPAFNVVPLPDDIPDDIGAILDPLGNAVHTALSFDLIGEDVLITGAGPIGIMAAAVARHAGARHVVITDVNPDRLRLAAEVADVVPVNVAEQDLAETVSDLKMKQGFDVGLEMSGNQRALDQMVDAMTMGGRIAMLGIPPGKSPVDWSRIVFKAITIKGVYGREIFETWYKMIAMLQNGLDVSRVITHRFAVDDFEAGFAAMKSGQSGKVVLDWT, via the coding sequence ATGACCAATGAAATGAAAGCACTGTCCAAGCTGCATCCCCGCGAAGGCCTCTGGATGATCCACGCGCCGGTACCCGAACCCGGGCCTGATGACGTGCTGATCAGGATAAAGAAAACCGGGATCTGCGGGACCGATATTCACATCTGGAACTGGGACGACTGGGCCGCCTCAACCGTGCCAGTGCCGATGATCACCGGCCACGAATTTGCCGGCGAAATCGTTGAGGTTGGCCACAATGTCACCGATCTGGAAATCGGCCAGCGCTGTTCAGGTGAGGGGCATCTCATTGGCAAAACGTCGCGCCAGAGCCGGGCCGGCAAGTTTCACCTCGATCCGGCGACCCGGGGCATCGGCGTCAACGAACAGGGCGCGTTTGCGCAGTATCTCAGGCTGCCCGCCTTTAATGTCGTGCCGCTGCCGGATGACATTCCCGATGACATCGGCGCTATTCTCGACCCGCTCGGCAATGCTGTGCACACCGCGCTCAGCTTTGATCTGATCGGGGAGGATGTGCTGATCACCGGCGCAGGGCCCATCGGCATCATGGCCGCAGCCGTGGCGCGGCACGCCGGCGCCCGGCATGTGGTGATCACAGACGTGAATCCTGACCGCCTGCGTCTGGCGGCAGAGGTCGCCGATGTGGTGCCGGTCAATGTCGCAGAACAGGATCTGGCCGAAACAGTGTCTGATCTGAAGATGAAACAGGGCTTTGACGTCGGCCTTGAGATGTCCGGAAACCAGCGCGCGCTTGATCAGATGGTGGATGCAATGACGATGGGAGGGCGCATTGCGATGCTGGGTATTCCGCCGGGCAAAAGCCCTGTCGACTGGAGCCGGATCGTTTTCAAAGCTATCACCATCAAAGGCGTGTACGGGCGTGAGATTTTCGAGACCTGGTACAAGATGATCGCCATGCTGCAGAACGGTCTGGATGTAAGCCGGGTTATCACGCATCGCTTTGCCGTCGATGATTTCGAGGCAGGGTTTGCCGCGATGAAATCGGGCCAGTCCGGCAAAGTGGTGCTCGACTGGACCTGA
- a CDS encoding glycine C-acetyltransferase: MTHAFLDHISDTLNRIEADGMMKRERMITSAQGGRISVGDREVINLCANNYLGLADHPDLITAAQDAMAPRGFGMASVRFICGTQDLHRQLEQRLAQFLGHDDSILFAACFDANGGLFEPLLGPEDAVVSDALNHASIIDGIRLCKAKRYRYANSDMADLEGQLQLARSEGARFILIATDGVFSMDGYLANLSGIKELAEKYDAMLMVDDCHATGFMGPKGAGTPAHAGVKADILTGTLGKALGGAIGGYIAGAQPVIDLLRQRARPYLFSNSLPPSIVSAGLKALDLVEAGDDLRAQLFENTRIWRSGLEALGFELLPGEHPIVPVMLGEAQLAQDMAARLFDEGVFVSGFFFPVVPRGEARIRTQMNAALTQEDLSFALKAFETAGKACGVLK; encoded by the coding sequence ATGACGCATGCATTTCTTGACCATATCTCTGACACGCTGAACCGGATCGAGGCGGACGGGATGATGAAACGCGAGCGCATGATCACCTCAGCGCAGGGCGGCAGGATCTCAGTGGGCGACCGGGAGGTAATCAATCTGTGTGCCAATAATTACCTCGGTCTTGCGGATCACCCCGATCTGATTACGGCCGCACAGGATGCCATGGCGCCGCGGGGTTTCGGCATGGCTTCTGTTCGGTTTATCTGCGGCACGCAGGACCTGCACCGGCAGCTCGAGCAGCGCCTTGCGCAGTTTCTCGGGCACGACGATTCGATCCTTTTCGCGGCCTGCTTTGATGCAAACGGTGGTCTCTTTGAGCCGCTGCTGGGCCCGGAAGATGCCGTCGTCTCGGACGCACTCAATCATGCATCCATCATCGACGGTATCAGGCTCTGCAAAGCGAAACGCTACCGATATGCGAATTCAGATATGGCCGATCTGGAAGGCCAGCTGCAGCTCGCCCGCAGCGAGGGTGCACGGTTCATCCTGATCGCGACCGACGGGGTTTTCAGCATGGACGGGTATCTTGCGAACCTCTCCGGTATTAAAGAGCTGGCGGAAAAATATGACGCCATGCTGATGGTCGATGACTGCCACGCCACCGGGTTTATGGGGCCGAAGGGTGCCGGCACGCCGGCGCACGCAGGTGTGAAAGCCGACATTCTGACCGGCACGCTTGGCAAGGCTCTGGGCGGTGCCATCGGCGGCTATATTGCCGGGGCGCAACCGGTGATCGATCTGTTACGCCAGCGTGCGCGGCCCTATCTTTTTTCCAACTCGCTGCCGCCGTCGATTGTCTCAGCCGGGCTGAAAGCGCTGGATCTCGTTGAGGCCGGCGATGATCTGCGCGCGCAGCTTTTTGAGAATACGCGCATCTGGCGCAGCGGGCTCGAAGCGCTGGGTTTTGAGCTGCTGCCGGGCGAGCATCCGATTGTGCCTGTCATGCTGGGCGAGGCGCAACTGGCCCAGGACATGGCCGCGCGCCTCTTCGACGAGGGGGTTTTTGTGTCAGGCTTCTTTTTCCCGGTGGTACCCCGGGGTGAGGCACGGATCAGAACCCAGATGAACGCCGCTCTGACACAGGAGGATCTTTCTTTTGCGCTCAAGGCTTTTGAAACGGCGGGCAAAGCCTGCGGAGTGTTGAAATGA